One stretch of Paroedura picta isolate Pp20150507F chromosome 13, Ppicta_v3.0, whole genome shotgun sequence DNA includes these proteins:
- the PRR14L gene encoding protein PRR14L isoform X2, giving the protein MVAFLEKKHHFDTLNSSMSAVVQELYAELPVALSAERTALSDPKIVLDAHPKASAFVLSCSSDLPSEHQRSYGLKICSQDSDERLDCAGKISCPETMELIAKEPTEAGDLAEDAETQSHLNQEEKEFISRSLCAEIAGLLQNLDESPANMQVTTENLPNSMKEAQGMKADGTRLFTESNSRVSTGVPPESNECSNVDNVMAKVEVSETSTLFSHKPVNVMDNATSEEHLQKENERQESTACTALSATIGPCALSDSEAVDAILNDNLPFQLNEKNFHNNVSVPVLESLVADDDQLSATNLEASSLHFKSCLESGSVLWEENMKISEVICGMQEHCPPGKENNLKSNSGTETIELLEEWAPDINMKKIASPVRSSDNLSSDDEQEMGICIDHSYSNICKENFDCQASEEHLENDTRPVFSETDNTQKEADQLCAFLSDGCMSTKVEGKNPFLLEISKVYRQETSCGYQSSSVESVNSAPSSQDSSCDDTTLCQKRLPKIESSSGTKEGILNSASATHLHITSATSTIDTDLVVDEENNERSQVSGEHSFTHVTLSSAEFLDSLPGEGFAAPCAKLQSGSTDCELHHRRKLPSENHKCGNCILPSVPCMLNDEEKRATNVAATTNTEEVNGQEMSCAFVPIRIPGLLEEYGVKGCDSPPNERSFGPLDGTDVSLYSVCSMGVSSRGLSLANSLESSAEAEKQRADDGGGVNAKEILNVNIRVYPPDTNLKQELIKASLEVNNRVKMMERVKVYKNDLGNNMNEKSTSGSGLDTIRCPLKSHHFAKKESQEELEKYQTHPSSFSDVSSLISDHLDCTKQQNWPIMDKNPSRRRISDQALVCQDYHVNSLDTFNRENVTPQEMRVLACQRYNLIMSKKQMEDNTVQTVNHSLEEAQRSVIYSQDEFICPKRDKDLIPQTHPVLLIKNGFQGTFQPSMQGSRSFSKKTLVLISNPLKVGLIELNHAGIFLECLGRAFERLKPSRFIHKRGPHKTTEFCSVLQSVRRRSLKMRNKCFLKFRSKPKLLPDHISFLLNSMFTTAGGQRTVEGVCSKFFKDSFICISLGAQRTRNLTACFLRNNESSTSLSLNVFDPSAAAAAALERKADDHIRLKFSKDGKLCCSIKGVVCVDSSPGSKEICASAVHSMPGIEVIGEILSIASCVPEPSKKIKRSSDNNQSECCLITEKTKIPIHLLSNSSSGTLLDLFCVAKEDIIIPFKSEIHIRPPFDPLECISELSLNEGHTYAKEPSKTAVVKRDALLLKDVFPSVTPRILCSTVPCPSLSDSLFEALAKWFSSKERNFQSLEKLARDQRKPLDYLVSIGNEVPINKRTSETGKSPAFMKRTVQEEMEQSSAVPSTFSDAVSHQWGAKDKGEAENLLRQRSIGIEYPIASSSNKVVTYNAGKHKDPTWTLMVGNIVEDSEDKHPSSTLRDLKRLKKSKDLIGLEYMVAKGFEAQSPSLCFRNRSQQSTNTDIHVAPLFCMLRQAFGFWHGRNQVTFESAHKIRQSLPLCRLSGNICKKNRMQGHFKVRRKRNQIKSSTFLKHLLEIVPKHNCKLINSVHLAIEPTVMENKVAVIRDQTPKQRANLTSLLDVSGASEHTKDPAVLERLSALASNLLVPSTNPQKFKLSVNSTDLFSLTEKNSQLRRKKLLDVFSWVNVKLNSRWAKGNKYSAKMFNSQSLALNPVQSTNSSVLEPSNGIPLAFCTPKFPLAFNIQMCSSSLRSTVGIMSLHSVTNRVALGEPETLQPAKWTFSFLLSQSSLGQSPVHEGSCVPTESCTASASLHAAKDSRRYAVAKKSSGCSMFGLQTVLALSSPGCYRFWTRERNLTSQIPTVQRLTVLQFAQGLKGLKCSSSVSADLFSSLPYLLGRVLSIWSQHGPSTCPSEFTPLHSNHCKWQPVTTATTSLGLGNSSAMLPHVPDQAVDVPRIVCDELRLEPYFSASLPTSCSIPEPEHSLLGDLASEFQVRSLDDVSVPALPTSGAQLEKAKLEKRPKKVSQIRIRKTVPKPDPNLTPMGLPRPKRLKKKEFSLEEIYTNKNYKSPPATRCLETIFEEPKEKNGCLISVSHQKRKRILEFQDFTIPRKRKARSRVKVMGSFTRAQKAALEGRELDALLIQKLTDLETFFAMEEEQEQGHALGS; this is encoded by the exons ATGGTAGCATTCCTGGAAAAAAAGCACCATTTTGACACTCTAAATTCCTCCATGTCTGCTGTGGTACAAGAACTGTATGCTGAGTTGCCGGTTGCTCTTTCTGCTGAACGTACTGCTTTGTCTGATCCAAAGATTGTACTAGATGCACACCCTAAAGCATCGGCATTTGTGCTGTCATGTAGTAGTGATTTGCCATCTGAGCACCAAAGAAGTTATGGGTTGAAAATCTGCTCCCAGGATTCTGATGAAAGGCTGGATTGTGCAGGCAAGATATCTTGCCCTGAAACAATGGAACTAATTGCCAAAGAGCCTACAGAAGCTGGAGATCTTGCAGAAGATGCTGAG ACACAGTCTCATCTTAACCAAGAGGAAAAAGAATTTATTTCAAGGTCTCTCTGTGCTGAAATAGCAGGCTTGCTGCAGAATTTAG ATGAAAGCCCAGCAAATATGCAGGTGACAACTGAAAATCTGCCAAACTCCATGAAAGAAGCACAAGGTATGAAGGCTGATGGGACTAGGCTGTTTACAGAGAGCAATTCCAGAGTGAGTACAGGTGTTCCACCAGAGAGCAATGAGTGCTCAAATGTAGACAATGTCATGGCTAAGGTTGAGGTTTCAGAAACCAGCACCTTATTCTCTCACAAGCCTGTAAATGTTATGGACAATGCCACCTCAGAAGAACATCTGCAAAAAGAGAATGAACGTCAAGAGTCGACAGCCTGTACAGCCTTATCAGCAACTATAGGGCCCTGTGCCCTTTCTGACTCGGAGGCTGTTGATGCAATCCTTAATGACAATCTGCCTTTCCAGCTGAATGAAAAGAACTTTCATAATAATGTATCTGTTCCAGTATTGGAAAGCTTGGTTGCTGATGATGATCAGCTATCAGCTACGAATTTGGAAGCCTCCAGTCTTCACTTTAAAAGTTGCTTGGAATCTGGAAGTGTGCTTTGGGAAGAGAACATGAAGATCTCTGAAGTTATCTGTGGAATGCAGGAGCATTGCCCTCCTGGCAAGGAGAACAACTTGAAAAGCAACAGTGGTACTGAAACAATCGAACTCCTGGAAGAATGGGCCCCTGACATAAATATGAAGAAGATTGCATCACCTGTCCGGAGCAGTGACAACCTGTCTAGTGACGATGAACAAGAGATGGGTATTTGCATAGATCATTCCTATAGTAATATTTGTAAGGAAAATTTTGACTGTCAGGCATCCGAAGAGCATTTAGAAAACGACACAAGACCAGTCTTTTCAGAAACTGACAACACACAAAAAGAGGCAGATCAGCTATGTGCCTTTCTCAGTGATGGATGTATGTCCACAAAGGTGGAAGGAAAGAATCCTTTTTTATTGGAAATCAGCAAGGTCTACAGGCAAGAAACCTCTTGTGGCTATCAGAGCAGTTCCGTAGAAAGTGTTAATtcagctccctcctcccaggactcCTCATGTGATGACACTACATTGTGCCAAAAACGTTTACCAAAAATAGAATCCAGCAGCGGTACAAAGGAAGGAATCTTGAACAGTGCTTCAGCTACACATCTGCACATTACCAGTGCTACTTCTACAATAGACACTGACCTGGTTGTTGATGAAGAAAATAATGAAAGAAGTCAAGTCTCTGGCGAGCATTCATTTACCCATGTGACTTTAAGTAGCGCTGAGTTCCTAGATAGCCTTCCTGGAGAAGGATTCGCTGCACCCTGTGCAAAATTGCAGTCAGGAAGCACTGACTGTGAACTTCATCACAGGAGGAAGTTACCTTCAGAAAATCATAAATGTGGTAATTGCATCTTGCCAAGTGTGCCATGTATGCTGAATGATGAAGAGAAAAGAGCAACTAATGTAGCAGCCACAACAAATACTGAAGAAGTCAATGGACAGGAAATGAGCTGTGCTTTTGTGCCTATCAGGATACCTGGCCTTCTTGAGGAGTATGGTGTTAAGGGCTGTGACTCTCCTCCTAATGAAAGAAGCTTTGGCCCTTTGGATGGAACTGATGTCAGCTTATATTCTGTTTGTTCTATGGGTGTGTCTAGCCGTGGTCTCTCTCTTGCTAACTCCTTAGAGTCCAGTGCAGAAGCTGAGAAGCAGAGGgctgatgatggtggtggtgtaAATGCCAAAGAAATTCTGAATGTTAACATTCGCGTTTATCCTCCAGATACCAACCTAAAACAAGAACTGATTAAGGCTTCACTGGAGGTGAATAACAGAGTGAAAATGATGGAAAGAGTAAAAGTATACAAAAATGATCTTGGAAACAACATGAATGAAAAATCAACCAGTGGCAGTGGTTTGGATACAATTCGTTGTCCCCTTAAATCTCACCactttgcaaaaaaagagagcCAGGAAGAACTAGAGAAATACCAAACTCACCCTTCCTCCTTTTCAGAtgtttccagtctgatttctgACCACCTGGATTGCACAAAGCAGCAGAACTGGCCCATCATGGATAAAAATCCAAGTCGGCGTCGAATAAGCGATCAGGCCCTTGTGTGTCAAGATTATCATGTAAATAGCCTAGATACTTTTAATCGGGAAAACGTAACACCCCAAGAAATGAGAGTCCTCGCATGCCAGCGGTACAATTTAATTATGTCCAAAAAACAAATGGAAGATAATACAGTTCAGACTGTGAACCATTCACTTGAAGAGGCTCAAAGATCTGTCATCTATAGTCAAGATGAGTTTATATGTCCTAAAAGAGACAAAGATTTAATTCCACAGACTCATCCAGTGCTCTTAATAAAAAATGGGTTTCAAGGGACATTTCAACCAAGCATGCAAGGTAGTAGGTCATTCTCTAAAAAAACATTAGTATTAATTAGTAATCCATTGAAAGTAGGGTTAATAGAATTAAACCACGCTGGAATCTTTTTAGAATGTTTAGGACGTGCTTTTGAACGACTGAAGCCAAGTAGATTCATTCATAAACGGGGTCCTCATAAAACAACTGAATTCTGTTCTGTCCTGCAGTCAGTCAGGAGGAGATCTTTGAAAATGCGAAATAAATGCTTCCTAAAGTTCAGAAGTAAGCCTAAGTTACTTCCAGATcacatttcttttcttctcaactcaaTGTTTACAACAGCTGGTGGTCAAAGAACTGTGGAGGGTGTTTGTTCAAAATTTTTCAAGGACAGTTTTATATGTATATCTTTAGGAGCGCAGCGTACTCGGAATTTAACAGCCTGTTTTCTTAGAAACAATGAATCATCGACTTCACTGTCTCTGAATGTTTTTGAcccttctgcagcagcagcagcagcattggaaagaaaagcagatgATCACATCCGCCTAAAGTTTTCAAAGGATGGTAAATTATGCTGTTCTATCAAAGGCGTTGTATGTGTGGACTCTTCTCCTGGAAGCAAAGAGATATGTGCAAGTGCAGTGCATAGCATGCCAGGCATTGAAGTAATAGGAGAGATTCTATCCATAGCGTCCTGTGTTCCTGAACCCTCAAAGAAAATCAAGCGGTCCTCTGACAATAACCAGAGTGAGTGTTGTTTAATAACTGAGAAAACGAAGATACCAATTCATTTGCTCAGTaacagttcttctggaactcttttGGACTTATTTTGTGTTGCGAAAGAAGATATCATAATTCCTTTCAAGTCTGAAATACACATAAGGCCTCCTTTTGACCCACTCGAATGCATTTCAGAGCTTAGTTTGAATGAAGGACACACATATGCCAAAgaaccctccaaaacagcagttGTCAAACGGGATGCTTTGCTACTTAAAGATGTATTTCCATCTGTAACACCAAGAATCCTTTGCAGCACTGTGCCTTGCCCTTCTTTAAGTGACAGTCTGTTTGAAGCCTTGGCCAAATGGTTCAGTAGTAAAGAGAGAAATTTTCAGAGCCTAGAGAAGTTGGCCAGAGACCAAAGGAAGCCATTAGATTATTTGGTCAGTATAGGCAATGAAGTTCCTATTAACAAAAGAACttctgaaacaggaaaatctccagCATTTATGAAGAGAACTGTACAAGAGGAGATGGAGCAAAGTTCAGCTGTTCCCAGTACTTTCTCTGATGCAGTCAGTCATCAGTGGGGGGCAAAAGATAAGGGGGAGGCAGAGAACCTCCTCAGGCAGAGATCTATCGGAATTGAGTACCCTATAGCCAGCTCTTCTAATAAGGTAGTGACATATAATGCTGGGAAGCATAAAGATCCTACATGGACTCTGATGGTGGGCAATATTGTTGAAGACAGTGAGGACAAACATCCTTCTAGCACTTTAAGGGACTTGAAAAGGCTAAAGAAATCCAAAGACTTAATTGGGTTGGAATATATGGTGGCCAAAGGCTTTGAGGCCCAAAGTCCCAGCCTTTGCTTCAGGAACCGTAGTCAGCAGTCAACCAATACTGATATTCACGTTGCTCCACTCTTTTGCATGTTGCGACAAGCTTTCGGCTTTTGGCATGGTAGAAACCAAGTAACCTTTGAAAGCGCACATAAGATAAGGCAGTCCCTTCCATTATGCAGACTATCTGGGAACATATGTAAGAAGAATCGCATGCAAGGCCATTTCAAGGTTAGAAGGAAAAGGAACCAGATTAAGAGTTCTACTTTCCTAAAACATCTTTTAGAGATTGTTCCTAAGCATAATTGTAAGCTTATCAACTCTGTACATTTAGCCATTGAACCAACTGTCATGGAAAACAAAGTAGCTGTGATACGGGACCAAACaccaaagcaaagagccaatcTAACCAGCTTGCTAGACGTTTCTGGGGCTAGTGAACATACCAAAGACCCAGCTGTCTTGGAGAGGCTGTCTGCATTAGCCAGTAATTTGTTGGTCCCTTCAACAAACCCTCAGAAGTTCAAGCTGTCAGTGAATTCTACAGACCTTTTCTCCTTAACTGAAAAGAACAGCCAACTCAGAAGAAAGAAGCTACTGGACGTTTTTTCCTGGGTTAACGTGAAGTTAAATTCTCGGTGGGCTAAGGGCAACAAGTACTCTGCCAAGATGTTTAACTCTCAGTCCTTGGCACTTAATCCTGTGCAATCAACAAATTCTTCTGTCTTGGAACCAAGCAATGGAATTCCCCTCGCATTCTGTACTCCTAAATTCCCACTTGCTTTTAATATACAAATGTGTTCCAGTTCCTTGAGGAGCACTGTAGGGATTATGTCCTTGCACAGTGTCACTAATAGGGTGGCTTTGGGAGAGCCAGAAACTTTGcagcctgcaaaatggaccttttctttcctcctgtctcaaagcagcttgggtCAATCTCCAGTCCACGAAGGTTCATGTGTTCCTACTGAGTCCTGCACTGCATCAGCATCTCTCCATGCAGCAAAGGATAGTAGAAGATATGCTGTAGCTAAGAAGAGTTCAGGCTGCTCCATGTTTGGCCTGCAGACGGTACTAGCACTGTCTTCCCCTGGATGTTATAGGTTCTggacaagagaaagaaatctaaCCAGTCAAATCCCAACTGTCCAAAGGCTGACTGTGCTGCAATTTGCCCAGGGATTGAAAGGGTTAAAATGTTCCTCTTCTGTATCAGCTGACCTCTTCTCTTCCTTGCCCTATTTGCTGGGTAGGGTACTGTCCATATGGAGCCAGCATGGTCCTTCCACCTGTCCCTCCGAATTCACTCCTCTCCATTCCAATCACTGCAAGTGGCAGCCTGTCACTACCGCAACCACAAGTCTGGGCCTCGGGAACAG CTCTGCCATGTTGCCTCATGTGCCTGACCAGGCTGTTGACGTTCCCAGGATTGTGTGTGATGAGTTGAG GTTGGAACCATACTTCTCTGCATCCTTACCAACATCTTGCTCAATTCCAGAACCTGAGCACTCTCTTCTTGGAGACTTGGCATCTGAATTTCAGGTCCGGTCTTTAGATGATGTTTCTGTTCCTGCATTACCCACAAGTGGTGCTCAGCTGGAAAAA GCAAAATTGGAGAAGAGGCCAAAGAAGGTGTCTCAGATTCGGATTCGGAAGACTGTTCCTAAACCAGACCCCAACCTCACCCCCATGGGACTTCCTAGGCCAAAGAG gttAAAGAAGAAAGAATTCAGCTTAGAAGAAATATACACCAACAAGAACTACAAATCACCTCCTGCAACCAG GTGCCTAGAAACTATCTTTGAGGAGCCAaaggagaaaaatggatgcttgatCTCTGTCAGCCACCAGAAGAGAAAGCGGATTTTGGAGTTTCAGGACTTCACCATTCCCCGGAAGAGAAAAGCTCGCAGCAGGGTCAAAGTGATGGGCAGTTTCACTCGGGCACAAAAAGCAGCCTTGGAGGGAAGAGAACTTGATGCCCTTCTGATTCAGAAACTAACAGACCTGGAAACTTTTTTcgccatggaggaggagcaggagcaaggGCATGCGCTGGGGAGTTGA